CCACCCGTGAGCGGGTCACCGGCTGCCGGTAGGCGATGACCGCCAGCGTCTCCAGCGCGGCGCGGGTCAGCTTCGAGCGCTGCCCGTCGAGCAGGTAGCGCTCGACGTAGGGCGCGTAGGTCTCCCGCGTGTAGAACCGCCACCCGTCGCCGACGCGGCGCAGGTCGATGCCGCGCTCGGAGTCGGCGTACCAGGCGGAGAGCCGCTGCAGCGCCTGCCGGATCCGCCGCACCGGCTGCTCCAGGGTGTCGGCCAGCAGCTCCTCGCCTGCGGGCACGTCGACCACCAGCAGCAGCGCCTCCAATGCAGCGTCGAGCGCGGCGTCGGACGTGAGATCCGGAGCGCTCGAAGTCTCAGTTTCCGCCTCTCCGCGATTCACAGTTGTGGTTGCGTCCGGATCAATCTCGCGTTCCGCGGTTTCTTGTGGCTGGGTTGCGTCACGGTCCCCTGAGGTGCGGTTGAGCTGTACTGGGGTTGGCACAGGTTCGCTCATCCGTACTCCTCCTCGTCCTCGTTGGCGCGCTGCACCTCGGCGTCGACCTTGGCCTGCTCCAGGCTGCCGCCGACCCAGCGCACGACCAGCTCTCCCAGCGGCGTCTCCTGCTCGAACTGCAGCACCTTCTCGCGGTAGAGCTCCAGCAGCGCCAGGAACCGGGCCACCACCTCCACGGTGTGCCCGCAGTCGGAGGTCAGCTCCGGGAAGGTGGCGCTGCCCTTCTCGGCCAGCCGCACCCGCAGCAGCGCCGCGTGCTCGCGGACGGAAACGCCGTGCTGGTGGATGTGGTCCAGCGACACCGTCGGCGGCGGCTTCGGCCGGAACACCGCGGCCGCGACCTCGGCGAACCGCTGCGGATCGACCCCGATCCGCACTTCAGGCAGCAGGTTCTCGAACCTCTCCTCCAGCGCCACCGAGCGCGGGTAGCGCCGCAGCGCCCCGGCCTCCAGCTCACCGAACAGCGCCGCCACCTGCTTGTACGCCCGGTACTGCAGCAACCGCGCGAACAGCAGGTCGCGGGCCTCCAGCAACGCGAGGTCCGCCTCGTCCTCCACGTCGGCCGCGGGCAGCAACCGGGCTGCCTTGAGGTCGAGCAGCGTCGCGGCGACCACCAGGAACTCGGTGACCTCGTCGAGGTCCCACTGCTCGCCCAGCGCCCTGGTGTAGGCGATGAACTCGTCGGTGACCTTGTGCAGCGCCACCTCGGTGACGTCGAGCTGGTGCTGCGAGATCAGCTGCAGCAGCAGGTCGAAGGGGCCTTCGAAGTTCTCCAGGCGGACGGTGAACTTGCCGGTGCCGCCGGACTCCCCAGCTGCCTGCTCCCCGGCAACGGGTTCGGTCACTCGCCGGGCTCCCGCAGGCGGCGGACCAGCTCCGAATCGGCACCTCGCTCGTCGAGGTCGGCCAGCAGCGCCGCGACCGCTTCCCGCACCACCCGGCCGCGGTCCACGGCGATGCCGTGGTCGGCCCGCAATGCCAGTCGCGCCTGCTCCAAGCCCAGCAACTCCTCGTCGGAGACGTACACGGTGATCTTCGCGTCGTGCTTGCGCCGACCCGACCCGGACCGCCCGGCACGGGCGGGCGCGGCCGGTGCCGCTTCCGGCACGTCGGCGTGATCCGCGCGAGGAACAGTAGTACGGAAGAGCTCGGCGGCTCCCGGCAGGGCGGCCCGCCGGGTCATCTGGCGATCACCTCGCGGGCCAGCGCCCGGTACGCCTGGGCGCCCGCGGAGCGCGGCGCCCAGCGGGTGATCGGCTCCCCGGCGACCGTGGTCTCCGGGAACCGCACCGTGCGGTTGATCACCGCGTCGAACACCACGTCGCCGAACGCCTCCACCACCCGGGCCATGACCTCGCGGGAGTGCAGCGTGCGCGGGTCGAACATGGTGGCCAGTATCCCGCTGATCTCCAGCTTCGGGTTCAGCCGCTCCTGCACCTTCTCGATGGTGTCGATCAGCAGCGCCACCCCGCGCAGGCTGAAGAACTCGCACTCCAGCGGGATGATCACGCCGTCGGCGGCGGCCAGCGCGTTGACCGTCAGCAGGCCCAGCGACGGCTGGCAGTCCACCAGGATGTAGTCGTAGTCGGCCAGCGCGGGCTGCAGGACCCGGTGCAGCGTCTGCTCCCGGCCCACCTCGGCGACCAGCTGCACCTCGGCGGCGGACAGGTCGATGTTGCTGGGCAGCAGGTCCATGCCGTCGACGGAGGTCCGGCGGACCACGTCGTGCACGCTGACCGACCGCTCCATGATCACGTTGTAGATCGTCTGATCCAGCTGGTGCGGCTGGACCCCGAGGCCGACCGAGAGCGCGCCCTGCGGATCGAAGTCCACCAGCAGCACCCGGCGCCCGTACTCCGCCAGCGATGCGCCGAGGTTGATCGTCGACGTGGTCTTGCCCACTCCGCCCTTCTGGTTGCACATCGCGAGGACCGCGGCGGGACCGTGCCGGTCCAGCAGCGGCGGTTCCGGGATGTGCCGAAGCGGCCGGCCGGTGGGACCGAGACCGCGCGGATTCGGCGCCAGGTCAGCGCCTTCCACGCGGCCCGTCGTCTCGGGGGCGATGCTCAGGTCGACCGCACCCCGGGACCGCCCTTCGGCGGAGGGCTGCGGCAGCGACATGGCGATCAGACTCCTTTTGGGTACCGGTGGCGATCAACCGCAGCCTAAGTGGCATTCACTACCAGCGGCAACGCGCCTCGCCGGGGTGTCCGAAGTTCCTTGTGATCTCCGTGTGATCAACGTCTACCGCCAATCCCGCCGCGCCGCATGCGCAGCGCGAGCAACTCACCCCGAAGCGTAAGCACGCGGGTGGGCCGTCGCGTACACCTCGCGCAAAGCGTTCACGGTGACCAGCGTGTAGACCTGGGTCGTGGTGACCGAGGCGTGCCCGAGCAGTTCCTGCACGACGCGGACGTCCGCGCCGCCCTCCATCAGGTGCGTGGCGAAGGAGTGCCGCAGCACGTGCGGGGAAACGTCACCGCCGATCCCGGCGCGCCGCGCCGCGGTCTTCAGCGCGTTCCACGCGCTCTGCCGGGAAAGCCTGCCACCGCGCGAGTTCACGAAGATCGCCGCGCTGCCGCGGCCGCGCGCCACCAGCGCCGGCCGGGCCCGCACCAGGTAGGCGTCGAGGGCTTCCAGCGCGGGACGGCCGATCGGCACCAGCCGCTGGCGGCCGCCCTTGCCGTCGAGCCGGACGGTCCGGTCGGTGCGGTCGACGTCGTCGAGGTCCAGGCCGACGGCTTCGGAGATCCGCGCACCGGTGGAGTACAGCAGTTCCAGCAGTGCCCGGTCCCGCAGTCCTTTGGCGTCGTCGCCACCGGCGTGCTCGAGCAGGGTGCCGACATCGCCGATGGACAGCGCTTTCGGCAACCGCTTCGGCAGGCTCGGCGGCGCGACCTCGCGCGCCACGTCGACCGCGAGCTTTCCCTCGGCGTGCGAGAACCTGTGCAGTCCCCGCGCCGCCACCAGCGCCCTGGCCGCCGAGGACGAGGCCAGCGGCGGCCGCTGCTCGGTGCCCTCCCGGAGTTCGGCCAGGAAGTCCGAGAGGTGCTGGGCGCGCACTTCACCGAGCCCGGCGATCCCCGCGCTCACCAGGAATTCGGCGTACCGGCGCAGATCCCGGGCGTAGGAGTCCAGCGTGCTGCGAGCGGTGCCGCGCTCCACCGCGAGGTGGTCGAGATAACCGCTGATCGCTTCGCGCAGCCCGATGGGCAGTGCGTCGAGCCCTTTCACCGCGCCAGCCGCCGCCGGAACCGCTCCGGCCGGTCCGTCCACTCCGCGTCGACCGGCCGCCCACGGCGGTCACCGTCGCGCACCGCCTTGGCCGCGAGCAGCCCCGACACCGCGGGCGAGTTCACGATCTCCCCGGCCAGCACCATGTCCACTGCTTCGGCGAAGGGCACCCGGCGCACGACCAGATCGGCCTCCTCGTCCCCGACCGCATCCGGGCGGTCCACATCGGACAGCCCGGTGGCCAGGAAGATCCGGATGCTCTCGTCGGTGAAACCGGGCGAGGACGCGACGTCCACCAGCACCGACCAGTCCGCGGCCGCGACACCGGCCTCCTCGACCAGCTCCCGCTGCGCGGTCCGGACCGGGGCCTCCCCGGCGACGTCCAGCAGTCCCGCGGGCAGCTCCCAGAGCCGCCGCCCCACCGGGTAGCGGTACTGGTGCACCAGCACCACCCGGTCCTGCTCGTCGACGGCGACCACGGCCACCGCACCGAGGTGCTCGACGACCTCGCGCCGCGCATGCCCGCCACCGGGCATCCCGACCTCGTCGGCCCGCAGCGCGAGGATCTTGCCGACGTAGACGTCCTCGCTGGCCAGGGTGGTGAACTCGTGCTCGCCGTTGGTGCGCGCCACACCGCTTCCCGTCATGTCCACGCCGCCCACCCTAGAGCCGGCGGGCGCGGCGCGGCGAGCGGCGCGGTCTCGCCGGGGCCGGGAATTCTCCGGCCTCCGGCGAGATCACCTGGTCACGCGCTCGGCGCGGGCTCCTCGGCCGGCTCCAGCTCGACCGGCAGCCGCTCGGCGGCGCGGTAGTCCAGCGCGGCCTTGACGAACGCGGCGAACAGCGGGTGCGGACGGGTCGGGCGGCTCTTGAGCTCCGGATGCGCCTGGGTGCCCACGAAGAACGGGTGCTCCTCGCGCGGCAGCTCCACGAACTCCACCAGCCGGCCGTCCGGCGAGGTGCCGGAGAACACCAGGCCCGCCTTGCTCAGGCGGTCGCGGTAGGCGTTGTTCACCTCGTAGCGGTGCCGGTGCCGCTCGGCCACCTCGGTCGAACCGTAGGCCTCGGCCACGATCGAGCCGTCGCGCAGCTTCGCCGGGTAGGAACCCAGCCGCATGGTGCCGCCCATGTCCCGGTCGCCCGAGAGCACGTCGTGCTGATCGGCCATGGTGCTGATCACCGGGTGCTGGCAGGGCTCCTCGAACTCCGCGGAGTTGGCCCGCTCCAGCCCGGCCAGCGACCGCGCCGCCTCGATCACCATGCACTGCAGGCCCAGGCACAACCCGAGGGTGGGGATGCCGTGCGTGCGGGCGTAGCGGATGGCGCCGAGCTTGCCCTCGATGCCGCGCACCCCGAAGCCGCCGGGGATCATCACGCCGTCCATCCCGGACAGCGCCCGCGCGGCGCCCTCGTCGGTCTCGCAGGTGTCCGAGCCGACCCAGGAGATCTCCACCTTGGCGCGGTGCGCGAAACCACCGGCGCGCAGCGCTTCGGTGACCGACAGGTAGGCGTCGGGCAGGTCGATGTACTTGCCGACCAGCGCGATGCGCACCTTCTCCGACGGGTTGTGCACCCGGTCGAGCAGGTCGCCCCACACCGACCAGTCCACGTCGCGGAACGGCAGCCCGAGCCGGCGCACCAGGTAGGCGTCCAGGCCCTCGCCGTGCAGCACGCGCGGGATGTCGTAGATCGACGGCGCGTCCGGGCAGGCCACCACGCCGTCGGAGTCGACGTCGCACATCAGCGCGATCTTGCGCTTGAGGTCCTCCGGCAGTTCCCGGTCGGCGCGGCACACCAGCGCGTCGGGCTGGATGCCGATGTTGCGCAGCGCGGCCACCGAGTGCTGCGTCGGCTTGGTCTTGAGCTCGCCCGACGGCGCCAGGAACGGCACCAGCGAGACGTGCAGGAAGAAGCAGTTGTCCCGGCCGACGTCGTGCCGCACCTGGCGGCAGGCCTCCAGGAACGGCAGCGACTCGATGTCGCCGACGGTGCCACCGACCTCGGTGATCACCACGTCCGGCGTGCGGCCGTCCTCGTCCGGCTCGGCCATCGCGCGGATGCGGGCCTTGATCTGGTCGGTGATGTGCGGGATGACCTGGACGGTGTCGCCCAGGTACTCGCCGCGACGCTCCTTGGCGATGACCGCGGAGTACACCTGGCCGGTCGTCACGTTGGCGTTGCGGGTCAGGTCGCGGTCCAGGAACCGCTCGTAGTGCCCGATGTCGAGGTCGGTCTCGGCACCGTCCTCGGTGACGAACACCTCACCGTGCTGGAACGGGTTCATCGTTCCCGGGTCGACGTTCAGGTAGGGGTCGAGCTTCTGCATGGTGACCCGCAGACCGCGGGAGGTCAGAAGTTCGCCCAGGCTGGACGCCGTGAGCCCCTTACCCAACGAGGAGGCCACGCCTCCCGTGACGAACACGTGCTTGATCGTGCGTGCTTGCGGCGCCAACAAATGCTCCCCGTGGTCAAGCCGTCGCCTGGCTGGATTTCTGCACTGGCAGGACGGCTGGATCCGTCGCTCCCACGGAATTCCAGCCTAACGCACGTCAGCCGAGCCGCGCACCGAGACCCCCGCTGCCGAACCAGAGCCGAACCTCCAGGTCAACCGCCATCCGGGCGGCCAACGACCTGTCGGCGAAGCTGTCCGCGCCTTATAAGCGGCGCCAGCCGCTTGGAGTACGCACGCAGAGTGACCACCGGCGGGTTCTGAGTGTTTTCCTGGCGAGGACGGGCCCCTCCGCCGTGTATCGGACATACATCAAGAGGGGCGCCCGCAGTCCAGGGAAGCACTCAGGTTCC
The genomic region above belongs to Saccharopolyspora antimicrobica and contains:
- a CDS encoding NUDIX domain-containing protein — its product is MTGSGVARTNGEHEFTTLASEDVYVGKILALRADEVGMPGGGHARREVVEHLGAVAVVAVDEQDRVVLVHQYRYPVGRRLWELPAGLLDVAGEAPVRTAQRELVEEAGVAAADWSVLVDVASSPGFTDESIRIFLATGLSDVDRPDAVGDEEADLVVRRVPFAEAVDMVLAGEIVNSPAVSGLLAAKAVRDGDRRGRPVDAEWTDRPERFRRRLAR
- a CDS encoding ParA family protein, encoding MSLPQPSAEGRSRGAVDLSIAPETTGRVEGADLAPNPRGLGPTGRPLRHIPEPPLLDRHGPAAVLAMCNQKGGVGKTTSTINLGASLAEYGRRVLLVDFDPQGALSVGLGVQPHQLDQTIYNVIMERSVSVHDVVRRTSVDGMDLLPSNIDLSAAEVQLVAEVGREQTLHRVLQPALADYDYILVDCQPSLGLLTVNALAAADGVIIPLECEFFSLRGVALLIDTIEKVQERLNPKLEISGILATMFDPRTLHSREVMARVVEAFGDVVFDAVINRTVRFPETTVAGEPITRWAPRSAGAQAYRALAREVIAR
- a CDS encoding CTP synthase, whose protein sequence is MAPQARTIKHVFVTGGVASSLGKGLTASSLGELLTSRGLRVTMQKLDPYLNVDPGTMNPFQHGEVFVTEDGAETDLDIGHYERFLDRDLTRNANVTTGQVYSAVIAKERRGEYLGDTVQVIPHITDQIKARIRAMAEPDEDGRTPDVVITEVGGTVGDIESLPFLEACRQVRHDVGRDNCFFLHVSLVPFLAPSGELKTKPTQHSVAALRNIGIQPDALVCRADRELPEDLKRKIALMCDVDSDGVVACPDAPSIYDIPRVLHGEGLDAYLVRRLGLPFRDVDWSVWGDLLDRVHNPSEKVRIALVGKYIDLPDAYLSVTEALRAGGFAHRAKVEISWVGSDTCETDEGAARALSGMDGVMIPGGFGVRGIEGKLGAIRYARTHGIPTLGLCLGLQCMVIEAARSLAGLERANSAEFEEPCQHPVISTMADQHDVLSGDRDMGGTMRLGSYPAKLRDGSIVAEAYGSTEVAERHRHRYEVNNAYRDRLSKAGLVFSGTSPDGRLVEFVELPREEHPFFVGTQAHPELKSRPTRPHPLFAAFVKAALDYRAAERLPVELEPAEEPAPSA
- the xerD gene encoding site-specific tyrosine recombinase XerD, whose protein sequence is MKGLDALPIGLREAISGYLDHLAVERGTARSTLDSYARDLRRYAEFLVSAGIAGLGEVRAQHLSDFLAELREGTEQRPPLASSSAARALVAARGLHRFSHAEGKLAVDVAREVAPPSLPKRLPKALSIGDVGTLLEHAGGDDAKGLRDRALLELLYSTGARISEAVGLDLDDVDRTDRTVRLDGKGGRQRLVPIGRPALEALDAYLVRARPALVARGRGSAAIFVNSRGGRLSRQSAWNALKTAARRAGIGGDVSPHVLRHSFATHLMEGGADVRVVQELLGHASVTTTQVYTLVTVNALREVYATAHPRAYASG
- the scpB gene encoding SMC-Scp complex subunit ScpB translates to MSEPVPTPVQLNRTSGDRDATQPQETAEREIDPDATTTVNRGEAETETSSAPDLTSDAALDAALEALLLVVDVPAGEELLADTLEQPVRRIRQALQRLSAWYADSERGIDLRRVGDGWRFYTRETYAPYVERYLLDGQRSKLTRAALETLAVIAYRQPVTRSRVAAVRGVNVDGVIRTLVGRGLIEEAGTDPETGGILYCTTELFLERLGLSSLKDLPPLAPLLPEVDSIDDV
- a CDS encoding segregation and condensation protein A; the encoded protein is MTEPVAGEQAAGESGGTGKFTVRLENFEGPFDLLLQLISQHQLDVTEVALHKVTDEFIAYTRALGEQWDLDEVTEFLVVAATLLDLKAARLLPAADVEDEADLALLEARDLLFARLLQYRAYKQVAALFGELEAGALRRYPRSVALEERFENLLPEVRIGVDPQRFAEVAAAVFRPKPPPTVSLDHIHQHGVSVREHAALLRVRLAEKGSATFPELTSDCGHTVEVVARFLALLELYREKVLQFEQETPLGELVVRWVGGSLEQAKVDAEVQRANEDEEEYG